From the genome of Solirubrobacterales bacterium:
AGATCGCCAAGGGGATCGGGGCGGAGATCTTCGGCACCGCGTCGGCCTCGAAGCACGACACGATCCGCGAGCAGGGGGTCGAGCATGCGATCGACTACCGCAGCAAGGATTTTGAGCAGGAGGTACAGAGGATCACCAGGGGCGAGGGGGTGGACGTGATCATGGATGCGATCGGCCCGACCTCGTTCCGGAAGGACTACAGGCTCTTGCGGTCCGGCGGAAGGCTGATCATGTACGGCCTCTCCGAGGTTCAGAGCGGCAGCGGCAAGCGCGATATCCGAGCCGCGGTCCGGAGCCTCGCGCGCATGCCGCTGGCGACCATGCCGTGGTGGAAGAGCCTGTCGGTGATGAACGAGAACAAGGGGGTCTTTGGCCTCAACATGCTCCACTGGTGGGATCGGGAGGGGAACCTCGACCGTGCGTTGGAGCCGCTGCTCGAGGGCGTCGAGAAGGGCGATCTGAAGCCGGTGGTGGCCGAAGCGTTTCCGTTCGACCGCGCCGCGGACGCACACCGCCTGATCGAGGCGCGCCGCAACGTCGGCAAGGTAATCCTCGTTCCCTGACGCCGTGCGGAGCGCGCTGAGGTGCCTGCCGGCGCCGCTACGCTGCCGCCGTGATCGTGCCCGTCCTCGCCAGCATCGGCAGCCTGTATGAGCGGGCGATCGTCGACACCGGTCGCCAGCCCGAGTTCCTGTTCTTCGTCGCGTTCCTGGTCACATTCGGCTTCATTCGCACCAGCGCCCATCTGATCCGCGCTCAGGTGAGCTGGTGGCCGGGCAACGTCGAGGTCGGCGGGACCCACATCCACCACCTCGTTTGGGGAATCCTGCTGCTCCTGATCGCGGGTTACCTCGGAGTGGTGATCGCGCCGCCCTCACCCTGGCACGAGATCTTCGCGATCCTCTTCGGAGTCGGTACCGGGCTGACGCTCGACGAGTTCGCCCTCTGGCTCAACCTGAAAGACGTCTACTGGTCGGAGCAGGGCAGGCGCTCGATCGACGCGGTCATCATCGCCGCCACGGGGACCGGGATGGTGCTGGTCGGCTTCACCGCGTGGGTCGATGTGGCGACCGAGGTCGAGGACGCGGTGTTCGCCTTCGTGGGCGCCTTCGGCGTGTTCACAATCCTGGTCGCGGTGGTCAACCTGGCCAAGGAGAAGTTCGGCGTCGCCCTGGTCGGGCTTTTCGTCGTACCGGTCGGGGTGGTGGGCGCCCTCCGGCTCGGCAAGCCCGGTTCTCTGTGGGCGCGTTTCTACGGCACGCACAAGAGGGCGCGCGCCCAGGCGCGGTTCGGGGATCCCGGCGCGCCGGCTCCGAGGCCCGCCCCGAGTCAGTCGGCCGCCGGCTCGGGCTGAGCGGCCTGTGGCGAACCCTCGCGGCGCCAGAGCAGCGCTTCGTCGATCAGCACCCCGATCGTCGCCGCGGTCGGGATCGCCAGAAGCGCCCCGAGGATGCCCGCCAGCTGGCCGCCGACCAGGATCGCGACGATCGCGACCGCCGGGTGCACCTGGACCGCATTCTTGTACAGAAGCGGCTGGATGACGCGGTCCTGAACCTGCTGGTAGACGAGGAAGAAGGCCAGCCAGGCAATCAGCGCGCCCGGGAAGTTGTGGAAAGCGGCCACGATCGCGACGAAAAAGCCGCCGACCGTGAAGCCGATCAACGGCACCAGGTCCAGGAAGCCCACGATCACGCCCATGGTCACAGCCAGGTCGACGCCGAGCAGCTCGAGGACCAGCCAGGTGAAGACCCCGGCGGCGACCGCGAGCACGAGGTTGACCGAGACGTAGGACTTGACGACCCGCGCAATCCGAGTCGCGATCCTGCGGGCGCGGGTGGCGGTCTCGGGCTCCACCCGCGACAGGAGGCGCTCTCCCTGGGAGCGGCCGTCGAGGAGCAGGAAGAAGCTCAGGGCCAGGATCGTGATTGCTGCCAGGAGGTGTTCAAGGATGCTCACGGTCACGATTCGAACCTCGTTCGCGGCGCCGCCGAGCTTGGAGGGGATGGTGGACGCCTGCTGGGTGAGGGTCTGGGTGATGCCGTACTTGCGGTTCAGGTCCTGGAATTCCTGATTCTGGTTCGCCCACTGCCTGAAGTCATGGACGTAGCCCGGCGCCTTGGACCCCAGCTCCTCGAACTCGCGGATGATCGGCGGCACCACCTGGAGGACCAGGAAGACGAAGAAGCCGAACAGGACGACGTAGACGAGCAGGATCGCCAGCCAGCGTGGAAGCACCTTGTGGCCCCGGATCCGCAGGCTCTCCACCCGGTCCACCGCCGGGAGCATGGCGAGCGCCAGGAACAGGGACGCGAACACCCACCGGATCTCGGTGCGCACTTGGAGCACGACGATGGCCAGCAGCACCGCGACCGCGATCACGGCAAGCGAAATCGCGACTAGCTTGACAACGGCTCGGGGCTCGATCCGGGCGGCCTCCACGGCATGCGCTCCTGAGGAGGAAGGTTCCGCGCGTGCGCTAAAGTCCCTGCCCTCGATGACCGCCGAGCTCCACAGCCTGGCGCTTCTCCTTCTCCTCCCCCCGCGGGGGGAGTAGCGCTGGGCGGCGCGAGAGCCGCAGATTCAAAGGTCATCGGAGTCTCAAGGAGAAGGAGGAAAGGCCAATGAGCGGCCCCGGATCGGTATCCGACCAGGATCGGGTCCACATCTTCGACACCACGCTGAGGGATGGCGAGCAATCGCCGGGCATCTCGCTGAACACCCAGGAGAAGGTGGAGATTGGGCAGCAGCTCGCCCGGCTCGGAGTGGATGTGATCGAAGCGGGCTTCCCGATCACCTCCCCCGGCGACGCCGAGGCCGTGGACGCGATCGCCCGTCAGGTGGAGGGGCCCGTGATCTGCGGCCTTGCTCGAACCCACAAGGCCGACATCGATGCGGCCTGGCAGGCGATCAAGCCCTCGGAGCGCCCTCGGATCCATACCTTCATTTCGACGTCCGACATCCACATCGAGCACCAGCTCCAAACCACGCGTGACGACGTGAAGGGACAGGCAAAGGCGGCGGTGGCGCTCGCCAGGTCCTACACGGAGGACGTGGAGTTCTCGCCCATGGACGCGACTCGCGCCGAGGTGGAGTTCACGGCCGAGGTGTGCGCGATCGCGGTGGCCGAGGGGGCGACCGTGGTCAACATCCCCGACACCGTGGGCTACACGACGCCCGAGGAGTACCGCCGCTACTTCGAGCGCCTCTACGAGCTCGCGCCCGAGCTGCGCGACGTCCGCATCTCCGTTCACTGCCACGATGACCTGGGGATGGCGGTGGCCAACTCGTACGCCGGCGTGCTGGCGGGGGCCCGCCAGGTGGAGTGCGCGGTGAACGGGATCGGCGAGCGCGCCGGCAACTGTTCGCTGGAGGAGATCGTGATGCTGCTTCGCACCCGTCGCGACGTTCATGGGCTCGATACGGGGATCAACTCCCGGGAGCTGGCGCGGACCAGCCGGATGGTCTCTCGCTTCACCGGTTATCCGGTGCAGCCGAACAAGGCTGTCGTCGGCCGCAATGCCTTCGCCCACGAGTCCGGGATCCACCAGGACGGGGTGCTCAAGGAGCGCACGACCTACGAGATCATGGACGCGCGGGAGGTGGGCCTGGAGTCGAACTCGATCGTGCTGGGAAAGCATTCCGGGCGCCACGCCCTGCGGGATGCGCTGGCCGAGCTGGGCTTCAAGGTCGAGGGCAATGCGCTCAATCAGGCGTTCGCCCGGTTCAAGGAGGTCGCCGACAAGAAGAAGCAGATCACCGCGCTCGACCTGGAGGCGATCGTCTCCGAGGAGATGAGGGAATCGACGGAGCGCTACACGCTCGAATCGTTCGATGTCGCGGCCGGCTCTCACCGCCCACCGAGCGCCAAGGTGACGGTCAAGGTCCCATCGGGCGAGAACGCAGTCGGCGAGGCCACCGGCGACGGACCCGTGGACGCGATCTTCGTCGCCATCCAGAAGGCGACCGGGGAGCAGTCGGAGCTTCGCTCCTACACGGTTTCCGCGGTCACCGAGGGCGAGGACGCTCTGGGGGAGGTCACCGTGATGCTTCGCGCTCACGGCCGGCTTGCCAGCGGCCAAGGGGTTGCCACCGACATCCTCGAGGCTTCGGCCCGGGCCTATGTCCGGGCGCTGTCCAACGCGCTCGAGGGCGCCGCTCTGCGCGAGGCCGAGGATGTGGCAGCGGAAGCCGCGGCAGAGCCGGCGACGCCCGGGCCGTAGGCGCCATATATTTGAGGCGATGGCCGGAGCGCTGCAAGGACGGAAGGTGCTGATCACCGGTGCCTCATCCGGTATCGGGGCGGCGACGGCGGAGGCGATGGTGGCGGAGGGCGCCGCCGTCGCGCTCGGAGCGCGACGCCGGGACCGCCTTGACGAGCTCGCCTCGAGGATCGATGGCGACGGCGCCAAGGCGGTGCCGATCGAAGCCGACATCGCCGACGAGGCGCAGGCCAAGTCGCTGGTCGAGAGCGCGCACGCCGAGCTCGGCGGACTCGACACCCTGATCAACAACGCGGGCGTGATGCTGCTCGGCCCGCTCCAGGGGGCCGATCCCGCTGAATGGCGAACGATGATCGAGGTCAATTGCCTCGGGTTGCTCTACTGCACCCACTACGCCCTGCCCCTGATCCGCGACGGCGGGGGAGGGGACGTGGTCAACGTGTCCTCGGTCGCCGGCCGGGTGGCGACACTCGGCGCCGCCGTCTACAACATGACCAAGTGGGGGGTGGTCGGGTTCTCGGAGGCGCTGCGCCAGGAGGGCGCCCACATCGGCGTGCGGGTGACCTGCGTCGAACCCGGCATCGTCGATACGGAGCTTCAGGGCCACAACAAGAATCCGGTCGTGGTCGAGCAGATCGAAAAAATGCGAGAGGCGACGGGCAAGGTGCTCGAGGCGTCTGACATCGCCGACGCGGTCGTCTACGCCGTCTCACGGCCCAAGCACGTGAGCCTCAACGAGGTGCTCGTCCGTCCGTCTGGTCAAAGGCGCTGAATCTCAGGATCTCAGCGCGCGAACCTTTCCTGAACAAACGTACGTGATAACGTACGGAAAGTGGCAGCGGCGATCCCCCGCACCGACAGCGTCGGAACGCGCGTACGGGCGCTGCGCGACGCGATGGGCCTCTCGCTGAGGGACCTCGCGGAACGCACGCAGGTCAGTCCGCCGATGCTTTCCCAGGTGGAGCGTGGGGAGACGAGCCCAACCCTGGCGATCGCCGAGAAGATCGCGGCGGGCCTCGACCTGAGCCTGTCGCAGCTTCTGCGCCTGGATGAGGACGGCCACGTGGTCGTCGTGCGTCGCGGCTACGGCCGCAAGCGACGTCGCGGGGGCCATCGGGTAGAGGAGCTCACCCCGCCCCTTCCCGGCCAGCGCGCGGACGTTTCTCTGCATCGCCTGGGTCCCGGGGCTGTCACGGGCGGTCGCGACGACCCACCGATGCACGAGCCGGGAAGTCGGGAGACAGCGGTGGTCCTTGAGGGCACGGCGACGCTCGCCGTGGACGGCGAACGACACGAGCTGCGGACCGGAGACAGCGTCACCTTCGACGCAGACCTCCCACATCACTTCGAGAACAATGGAAAGCAGGCCGCGGA
Proteins encoded in this window:
- a CDS encoding medium chain dehydrogenase/reductase family protein — encoded protein: MRAVVITRHGLPEVLQVQERPDPPVGPGEVRIAVKAAGINFADTLARVGLYPDAPKVPCVVGYEVAGEIESVGEGVDSHRAGDRVIGATRFNGQAELVTVPAEQAFPLPKGMSFEEGAAFPVNYATSYAALVIMGGLKKGERVLIHAAAGGVGIAATQIAKGIGAEIFGTASASKHDTIREQGVEHAIDYRSKDFEQEVQRITRGEGVDVIMDAIGPTSFRKDYRLLRSGGRLIMYGLSEVQSGSGKRDIRAAVRSLARMPLATMPWWKSLSVMNENKGVFGLNMLHWWDREGNLDRALEPLLEGVEKGDLKPVVAEAFPFDRAADAHRLIEARRNVGKVILVP
- a CDS encoding AI-2E family transporter — protein: MEAARIEPRAVVKLVAISLAVIAVAVLLAIVVLQVRTEIRWVFASLFLALAMLPAVDRVESLRIRGHKVLPRWLAILLVYVVLFGFFVFLVLQVVPPIIREFEELGSKAPGYVHDFRQWANQNQEFQDLNRKYGITQTLTQQASTIPSKLGGAANEVRIVTVSILEHLLAAITILALSFFLLLDGRSQGERLLSRVEPETATRARRIATRIARVVKSYVSVNLVLAVAAGVFTWLVLELLGVDLAVTMGVIVGFLDLVPLIGFTVGGFFVAIVAAFHNFPGALIAWLAFFLVYQQVQDRVIQPLLYKNAVQVHPAVAIVAILVGGQLAGILGALLAIPTAATIGVLIDEALLWRREGSPQAAQPEPAAD
- a CDS encoding 2-isopropylmalate synthase, with translation MSGPGSVSDQDRVHIFDTTLRDGEQSPGISLNTQEKVEIGQQLARLGVDVIEAGFPITSPGDAEAVDAIARQVEGPVICGLARTHKADIDAAWQAIKPSERPRIHTFISTSDIHIEHQLQTTRDDVKGQAKAAVALARSYTEDVEFSPMDATRAEVEFTAEVCAIAVAEGATVVNIPDTVGYTTPEEYRRYFERLYELAPELRDVRISVHCHDDLGMAVANSYAGVLAGARQVECAVNGIGERAGNCSLEEIVMLLRTRRDVHGLDTGINSRELARTSRMVSRFTGYPVQPNKAVVGRNAFAHESGIHQDGVLKERTTYEIMDAREVGLESNSIVLGKHSGRHALRDALAELGFKVEGNALNQAFARFKEVADKKKQITALDLEAIVSEEMRESTERYTLESFDVAAGSHRPPSAKVTVKVPSGENAVGEATGDGPVDAIFVAIQKATGEQSELRSYTVSAVTEGEDALGEVTVMLRAHGRLASGQGVATDILEASARAYVRALSNALEGAALREAEDVAAEAAAEPATPGP
- a CDS encoding SDR family NAD(P)-dependent oxidoreductase is translated as MAGALQGRKVLITGASSGIGAATAEAMVAEGAAVALGARRRDRLDELASRIDGDGAKAVPIEADIADEAQAKSLVESAHAELGGLDTLINNAGVMLLGPLQGADPAEWRTMIEVNCLGLLYCTHYALPLIRDGGGGDVVNVSSVAGRVATLGAAVYNMTKWGVVGFSEALRQEGAHIGVRVTCVEPGIVDTELQGHNKNPVVVEQIEKMREATGKVLEASDIADAVVYAVSRPKHVSLNEVLVRPSGQRR
- a CDS encoding XRE family transcriptional regulator — translated: MAAAIPRTDSVGTRVRALRDAMGLSLRDLAERTQVSPPMLSQVERGETSPTLAIAEKIAAGLDLSLSQLLRLDEDGHVVVVRRGYGRKRRRGGHRVEELTPPLPGQRADVSLHRLGPGAVTGGRDDPPMHEPGSRETAVVLEGTATLAVDGERHELRTGDSVTFDADLPHHFENNGKQAAELLAVVAAGLRRS